A genomic window from Pseudonocardia broussonetiae includes:
- a CDS encoding CPBP family intramembrane glutamic endopeptidase: protein MAGTVRDWILPPPSTTPVVVDPRRRRLILTELLVVLTVTTGLSALRSALSLVDALLAPTPLAQQQVVLNAPAADVELVDLALQLVRVLQLVGWGALGAYLLLRAGFALRSVGLDATRPGRDLGGAMGLAALIGVPGLGLYLIARASGLSATIAPTTLGSTWWELPLLVASSAANAWAEEVVEVGYLLTRLRQLGWSANRAALASAFLRGCYHLYQGASGFFGNLVMGLVFARVWQRTNRLWMLVGAHTLINVVAFLGYALLDGRVGWL from the coding sequence GTGGCGGGCACCGTGCGGGACTGGATCCTCCCCCCTCCGTCGACCACCCCCGTCGTCGTGGACCCGCGGCGCAGGCGGCTGATCCTCACCGAGTTGCTCGTGGTGCTCACCGTCACCACCGGCCTGTCCGCCTTGCGCAGCGCACTCAGCCTCGTCGACGCGCTGCTGGCGCCGACACCACTGGCACAGCAGCAGGTGGTGCTCAACGCTCCCGCCGCGGACGTCGAGCTGGTCGATCTGGCGCTGCAGCTGGTCCGGGTGCTGCAGCTGGTCGGCTGGGGAGCGCTCGGCGCCTACCTGCTGCTGCGCGCCGGTTTCGCGCTGCGGTCGGTGGGTTTGGATGCCACCCGTCCCGGGCGGGACCTGGGCGGGGCGATGGGGCTCGCCGCCCTGATCGGGGTCCCGGGTCTCGGGCTCTACCTGATCGCCCGGGCGTCCGGCCTGAGCGCGACGATCGCGCCGACGACGCTGGGCAGTACCTGGTGGGAGCTGCCGTTGCTGGTCGCTTCGTCGGCGGCGAACGCGTGGGCCGAGGAGGTCGTCGAGGTCGGCTACCTGCTGACCCGGCTGCGCCAGCTCGGGTGGTCGGCCAACCGTGCCGCGCTGGCGTCGGCGTTCCTGCGCGGTTGCTACCACCTCTACCAGGGCGCGAGTGGGTTCTTCGGCAACCTGGTGATGGGTCTGGTCTTCGCGCGGGTGTGGCAGCGAACCAACCGGCTGTGGATGCTCGTCGGCGCCCACACGCTGATCAACGTGGTGGCGTTCCTGGGCTACGCCCTGCTGGACGGGAGGGTCGGCTGGCTGTAG
- a CDS encoding cytochrome c oxidase assembly protein: MVAVLAVVVALGCAWTTRWRPVAGLLLLALAGLAPPVVASRAVGGPDLDLATNALLLHVVAASMWLGVRLTTHGTVTQRYRRFSVACWAVLMFSGAVAALVLVPLTRPFGTALGWLVLVDLAAVAALGVVASGFRAGALVSGVETGVLVVAVAAVTGLVGSPPARTALDPVEASIGYRLPGAPELLNVLATWRPDLLLGTAAVVAAVLYLAGVRRLRRAGRTWSPARSASWVTGCAVVFLATSSGVGAYAPTVFSMHMLAHMALNMIAPLALVLGAPVTLALRAFVPARDGEPAGPHEWLLALIDSPVARLLAHPGLAAVAFGGSYYLLYLTGLFETVIGEHWSRTALNVVILVIGYQFCWVVAGADAAPRRLPHLGRLGVVFAVMPFHVIFAVLLITRTEAVAGEYYRTLGLPWSVDLVADQQLAGVLSLVLGELLLITTQVVLLVQWYRYDQLAGFRSDPGDDDAAAYRDMLSTLRRSRRG; the protein is encoded by the coding sequence GTGGTCGCCGTTCTGGCGGTGGTCGTGGCGCTGGGCTGCGCGTGGACGACGCGGTGGCGACCGGTCGCCGGGCTGCTGCTCCTGGCCCTGGCCGGGCTCGCGCCGCCCGTGGTCGCGAGCCGGGCAGTGGGCGGTCCCGACCTCGACCTCGCCACGAATGCGCTGCTGCTGCACGTCGTCGCCGCGTCGATGTGGCTCGGGGTCCGGCTCACGACGCACGGGACGGTGACGCAGCGGTACCGCCGGTTCTCCGTGGCGTGCTGGGCGGTGCTCATGTTCTCCGGGGCAGTGGCGGCACTGGTCCTCGTCCCGCTCACACGGCCGTTCGGCACGGCCCTCGGATGGCTGGTGCTGGTGGACCTCGCCGCGGTGGCCGCGCTGGGCGTCGTCGCATCGGGGTTCCGGGCCGGGGCGCTCGTGTCGGGCGTCGAGACCGGTGTGCTGGTCGTGGCTGTCGCCGCGGTGACCGGACTCGTCGGTAGCCCCCCGGCCCGCACCGCGCTCGACCCGGTGGAGGCATCCATCGGCTACCGGCTCCCGGGCGCGCCGGAGCTGCTGAACGTCTTGGCCACGTGGCGGCCGGACCTGCTGCTGGGCACCGCGGCGGTGGTGGCGGCGGTGCTCTACCTCGCCGGCGTGCGCCGGTTGCGCCGCGCCGGGCGAACCTGGTCGCCGGCCCGGAGCGCGTCCTGGGTGACCGGGTGCGCGGTGGTGTTCCTGGCCACCTCGTCGGGTGTGGGTGCCTACGCGCCGACGGTATTCAGCATGCACATGCTGGCGCACATGGCCCTGAACATGATCGCGCCGCTGGCCCTGGTGCTCGGCGCACCGGTCACGTTGGCGCTGCGCGCGTTCGTCCCGGCCCGGGACGGAGAACCGGCCGGGCCGCACGAGTGGCTGCTGGCCCTCATCGACTCCCCGGTCGCCCGGTTGCTCGCCCACCCCGGCCTCGCCGCCGTAGCGTTCGGCGGCTCCTACTACCTGCTCTACCTCACTGGCCTGTTCGAGACGGTGATCGGCGAGCACTGGTCGCGGACGGCGCTCAACGTGGTCATCCTGGTGATCGGGTACCAGTTCTGCTGGGTGGTGGCCGGGGCCGACGCGGCGCCCCGGCGGCTCCCGCACTTGGGGCGGCTCGGCGTCGTGTTCGCCGTCATGCCGTTCCACGTGATCTTCGCGGTGTTGTTGATCACTCGGACCGAGGCGGTCGCGGGGGAGTACTACCGCACGCTCGGCCTGCCGTGGTCGGTCGACCTGGTCGCCGACCAGCAGCTCGCCGGGGTGCTGTCGCTGGTGCTCGGCGAGCTGCTGCTGATCACGACCCAGGTCGTACTGCTGGTCCAGTGGTACCGCTACGACCAGCTGGCGGGTTTCCGCTCCGACCCCGGCGACGACGATGCGGCGGCCTACCGCGACATGCTCTCGACGCTGCGCCGCAGCCGTCGCGGCTGA
- a CDS encoding L,D-transpeptidase — protein MRTLSRVRRRAAMIGLVVAMLLSAGSMALAGPIPGPPVPAPLVPGTPCTATARACADLIGLRAWLFQDGRILRGPVPISIGDELDPTPPGRYAVEWKAKDWVSREYGTPMPYSVFFAPGGIAFHEGSLQTSSYGCIRMERGNAAAFFDYLQVGDEVQVHSDPPVAG, from the coding sequence ATGCGCACGCTCAGCCGGGTTCGCCGTCGGGCTGCGATGATCGGGCTGGTCGTGGCGATGCTGCTGTCGGCGGGTTCGATGGCGCTCGCCGGGCCGATACCCGGGCCTCCCGTGCCGGCCCCGCTCGTGCCGGGCACCCCGTGTACCGCTACGGCCAGGGCCTGCGCGGACCTGATCGGGCTGCGGGCCTGGCTGTTCCAGGACGGCCGCATCCTCCGCGGCCCGGTCCCGATCAGCATCGGCGACGAGCTCGACCCCACCCCACCCGGCCGGTACGCCGTGGAATGGAAGGCCAAGGACTGGGTGAGCCGCGAATACGGCACGCCGATGCCCTACTCGGTGTTCTTCGCCCCCGGCGGCATCGCGTTTCACGAGGGCAGCCTGCAGACCAGCTCCTACGGCTGTATCCGCATGGAACGGGGCAATGCGGCGGCGTTCTTCGACTACCTCCAGGTCGGCGACGAGGTTCAGGTGCACAGCGACCCCCCTGTGGCCGGGTAG
- a CDS encoding histidine phosphatase family protein codes for MSSRITLVSHSSTSATNSAAFASDEPLDARGAGWVEQARGRLPRAVRVLTSPAPACRQTADGLGLSAVIEPALADWDPGRWRGRTLDEVAAAEPHAVTAWLSEPDSSPHGGESHLLLLARVADWLDTVPDDVHTVAVTHSAVVRCAVLSALDAPLSAFWRIDVAPLTATQLRGTPGRWTLRSTAVPLVTRND; via the coding sequence ATGAGCAGCAGGATCACGCTGGTGTCCCATTCGTCGACCTCGGCCACCAACTCGGCCGCGTTCGCCTCGGACGAGCCGCTCGACGCCCGCGGGGCGGGCTGGGTCGAACAGGCCCGTGGGCGGCTGCCCCGGGCGGTCCGGGTCCTGACTTCACCCGCGCCTGCGTGCCGTCAGACCGCCGACGGGCTGGGACTCTCCGCCGTGATCGAACCGGCACTGGCCGACTGGGATCCCGGCCGGTGGCGTGGCCGGACGCTGGACGAGGTCGCTGCTGCGGAGCCGCACGCCGTGACGGCCTGGCTGTCCGAGCCCGACTCGTCACCGCACGGCGGCGAGTCGCACCTGCTGCTGCTGGCCCGCGTGGCCGACTGGCTCGACACGGTTCCCGACGACGTTCACACGGTGGCGGTAACCCACTCGGCTGTCGTCCGGTGTGCAGTGCTTTCCGCGCTCGACGCACCGCTCTCGGCGTTCTGGCGCATCGACGTCGCCCCCCTGACTGCCACCCAGCTTCGGGGAACGCCCGGTCGGTGGACACTGCGCTCCACCGCCGTTCCACTGGTCACGCGGAATGACTAG
- a CDS encoding cytochrome c oxidase assembly protein, with protein sequence MLPPPTAVLAWMPDADQPPLTVSRMLTAWTFDPVMVIPVLVAAGLYLWGVRMLRRRGDTWPPSRTAYWFFGLVLVFVATSSALGVYDRTLFVVPAIQHMLLQMIAPVGLAMGAPITLAMRTFPVEWRRVVLAVVHSGPVRFIGRPGVAFALFAITQFAFYYTPLYEASLRNVWLHDFSHVHFVLVGFLFYWALLGVDPVPHRPPFFFKFMLVLALAPMHILLGIPIMLMNEVLAEGYYLEVARTWGPTLIDDQEVGGGVLWGFGDVAAAALISAFVVQWYRSDERDARRTDRALDRQYGSGPTMPPWWLEPEQAERPPPPREA encoded by the coding sequence ATGCTCCCCCCGCCGACCGCGGTGCTGGCCTGGATGCCGGATGCGGATCAGCCGCCGCTCACCGTCAGCCGGATGCTGACCGCCTGGACGTTCGACCCCGTGATGGTCATCCCGGTGCTGGTCGCGGCCGGGCTCTACCTGTGGGGCGTGCGGATGCTGCGCCGCCGCGGCGACACCTGGCCCCCCTCACGGACCGCGTACTGGTTCTTCGGGCTCGTGCTGGTCTTCGTCGCCACCTCGTCGGCGCTGGGCGTCTACGACCGGACCCTGTTCGTCGTCCCCGCCATCCAGCACATGCTGCTGCAGATGATCGCGCCGGTGGGTCTGGCGATGGGCGCTCCGATCACCCTGGCGATGCGCACGTTCCCCGTCGAATGGCGCCGCGTCGTGCTGGCCGTGGTGCACAGCGGACCCGTGCGGTTCATCGGGCGCCCCGGCGTCGCGTTCGCCCTGTTCGCGATCACCCAGTTCGCCTTCTACTACACACCCCTCTACGAGGCGTCGCTGCGCAACGTGTGGCTGCACGACTTCTCACACGTGCACTTCGTGCTCGTCGGGTTCCTGTTCTACTGGGCGCTGCTGGGCGTCGACCCGGTGCCGCACCGGCCGCCGTTCTTCTTCAAGTTCATGCTGGTACTGGCGCTGGCTCCGATGCACATCCTGCTCGGCATCCCGATCATGCTGATGAACGAGGTGCTGGCCGAGGGCTACTACCTCGAGGTGGCGCGCACCTGGGGCCCGACCCTGATCGACGACCAGGAAGTCGGCGGCGGGGTCCTGTGGGGGTTCGGTGACGTGGCCGCGGCGGCACTGATCAGTGCGTTCGTCGTGCAGTGGTACCGCTCCGACGAGCGCGACGCCCGGCGCACCGACCGCGCCCTGGACCGGCAGTACGGCAGCGGCCCGACCATGCCGCCGTGGTGGCTGGAGCCCGAACAGGCCGAACGCCCGCCCCCGCCCCGGGAGGCGTAG
- a CDS encoding cation diffusion facilitator family transporter, producing MGQGHGHGHSGQQDRRKLATALGITLVTAVLGAVGAALTGSLALLADLGHLLTDAGALAAAFVASIVAARPRSGRRTYGWGRVEVLVAGLNAIALVAVVAWVAVEGVRRLFEPAEVPGLPLLVIGALGLVGNLLALWVLSGGDGQNMNVRGAALHVLGDALGSVGVLAAAVVLLTTRWPYADTVASLFIVALILPRALGLLREVGHVLLEGAPRDVDVATVEDALRAIPGVAAVHDLHVWTINDRSPAASAHLVVTGTPDAGCGEDSVLDAASALLRDRFGVAHSTLQVERDTHGDHEDPCT from the coding sequence ATGGGTCAGGGACACGGCCACGGCCACTCCGGGCAACAGGACCGCCGCAAGCTCGCCACGGCACTCGGAATCACACTCGTCACCGCGGTGCTCGGGGCCGTCGGGGCCGCGCTGACGGGCTCGCTCGCCCTGCTCGCCGACCTCGGACACCTACTCACCGACGCCGGCGCGCTGGCCGCGGCGTTCGTCGCCTCCATCGTGGCCGCGCGGCCCCGCAGCGGGCGCCGCACCTACGGATGGGGTCGGGTGGAGGTGCTCGTCGCCGGCCTCAACGCGATCGCGCTCGTCGCCGTCGTGGCATGGGTCGCCGTCGAGGGCGTACGGCGCCTGTTCGAGCCGGCCGAAGTTCCCGGCCTGCCGCTGCTCGTGATCGGCGCGCTCGGCCTTGTCGGCAACCTTCTGGCGCTGTGGGTGCTTTCCGGCGGGGACGGCCAGAACATGAACGTCCGCGGAGCCGCGCTGCACGTGCTGGGCGACGCGCTCGGCTCCGTCGGAGTCCTGGCGGCCGCGGTCGTCCTGCTCACGACCCGCTGGCCATATGCCGACACCGTCGCGTCGCTGTTCATCGTCGCGCTGATCCTCCCGCGCGCGCTCGGACTGCTACGTGAGGTGGGTCACGTGCTGCTCGAGGGCGCCCCGCGTGACGTCGACGTCGCAACAGTCGAGGACGCGCTGCGCGCGATTCCCGGGGTCGCTGCCGTGCACGACCTCCACGTGTGGACGATCAACGACCGCTCCCCTGCCGCATCGGCACACCTGGTCGTCACGGGGACCCCGGACGCCGGATGCGGCGAGGACTCAGTGCTCGACGCAGCGTCCGCACTGCTGCGGGATCGATTCGGCGTGGCGCACAGCACGCTGCAGGTCGAACGGGACACCCACGGCGACCACGAGGACCCCTGCACGTAG
- a CDS encoding CbtB domain-containing protein, translated as MAQAAALPASTPVTIPLNELLPWAVFAGVILLSLLYLVGMDQGATSLISGSMLHEFVHDGRHLLGFPCH; from the coding sequence ATGGCTCAGGCGGCGGCACTCCCCGCGTCCACCCCAGTGACCATCCCCCTGAACGAGCTCCTCCCGTGGGCGGTGTTCGCCGGGGTCATCCTGCTGTCCCTGCTGTATCTGGTGGGCATGGACCAGGGCGCAACCTCGCTGATCTCCGGCAGCATGCTGCACGAGTTCGTGCACGACGGGCGCCACCTCCTCGGCTTCCCCTGCCACTGA
- a CDS encoding IS110 family transposase produces MSGSDKTRDHGFAVFCGLDVGKSAHHACALDPTGQRLHDKALPNDETALTEVFQRLATNGRVLVIVDQPASIGALAVAVARSLGIEVAYLPGLAMRRIADLHPGQGKTDARDAYVIADAARTMPHTLRRVGTDDEILAELTVLAGYDDDLAAQTTRLTNRLRDALLHVHPALERLLGPRMDRGGVLDLLAAAPTPDGLRQLGEDGITAVMRSRSPRLAKTLPRQILAALDAQTVVVPGTVAFGRVIVGVATQLREVRTERDTLAAELETRLEAHPLAEVLTSMPGLGFRTALKILTIVGDGAAFPTAGHLAAYAGLAPVTRRSGTSIKGETRSQRGNHALKSALFLSAFASLADPTSRAYYDRKRAQGKRHNAALICLARRRTDVIYAMLRDRKPYQLSAPAEPDSHPAAA; encoded by the coding sequence TTGTCGGGATCCGACAAGACCAGAGATCACGGGTTCGCAGTGTTCTGCGGACTCGACGTGGGCAAGTCCGCCCACCATGCGTGCGCGCTGGACCCGACCGGGCAGCGGCTGCATGACAAGGCCCTGCCCAACGACGAGACCGCCCTGACCGAGGTCTTCCAACGGCTGGCCACGAACGGACGGGTGCTGGTGATCGTCGATCAGCCCGCCTCGATCGGCGCCCTGGCTGTGGCCGTCGCCCGCTCGCTGGGCATCGAGGTCGCCTACCTGCCCGGGCTGGCGATGCGCCGGATCGCCGACCTGCACCCGGGGCAGGGCAAGACCGACGCCCGCGACGCCTACGTCATCGCCGACGCCGCCCGCACCATGCCCCACACCCTGCGCCGGGTCGGCACCGACGACGAGATCCTCGCCGAACTCACCGTGCTCGCCGGCTACGACGACGACCTCGCAGCACAGACCACCCGGCTCACCAACCGCCTGCGCGACGCGCTGTTGCACGTCCACCCCGCGCTGGAACGCCTGCTCGGGCCCCGCATGGACCGCGGCGGAGTACTCGATCTCCTCGCCGCTGCTCCCACACCCGACGGGCTGCGCCAGCTCGGCGAGGACGGCATCACCGCAGTCATGCGATCCCGCTCGCCGCGTCTGGCCAAGACCTTGCCTCGCCAGATCCTCGCCGCGCTCGACGCCCAGACCGTCGTCGTCCCCGGCACTGTCGCGTTCGGGCGGGTGATCGTCGGAGTCGCCACCCAGCTGCGGGAGGTCCGCACCGAGCGCGACACCCTGGCCGCCGAACTCGAGACCCGCCTGGAGGCCCACCCTCTTGCCGAGGTCCTGACCTCGATGCCCGGCCTCGGGTTCAGGACCGCCCTCAAGATCCTCACCATCGTCGGCGACGGCGCCGCGTTCCCCACCGCCGGGCACCTCGCCGCCTACGCCGGCCTCGCCCCCGTCACCCGCAGATCCGGGACGTCGATCAAGGGTGAGACCCGTTCCCAGCGCGGGAACCACGCCCTGAAATCCGCTCTGTTCTTGTCGGCCTTCGCCAGTCTCGCCGACCCGACCAGCCGCGCCTACTACGACCGCAAACGAGCCCAGGGCAAGCGACACAACGCCGCCCTGATCTGCCTCGCCCGCCGCCGCACCGACGTCATCTACGCCATGCTCCGCGACCGCAAGCCCTACCAGCTCTCCGCACCGGCCGAGCCCGACTCGCACCCCGCCGCCGCTTGA
- the mptB gene encoding polyprenol phosphomannose-dependent alpha 1,6 mannosyltransferase MptB, with protein sequence MLLGLTGSVLLVVGGFGAGGVLVRDPVLTNSALGFWRYGHGREMATALVYLGVGLLVWAWVRLGRDVLASRVGGRAVLSTAAVWLAPMLVAPPLFTRDVFSYLAQGTLPLRGHDPYQVGPDVLGDVLSENVHYFWQETPAPYGPLFILLAQGMAWLFSATGQNMIVGVVGWRLLLLPGLLLVVWALPELTRRLGGRVPVALWVAVANPVTVIHMVGGIHNDLLVVGLLAAGSLFALRGRHVSGIAIVTCAMAVKATAGVALPFLVLVWAARLPGSFRVRLAKAMAAGLGVFGVVFAFWTFVAGFGVGWLPALSAPSMIVNWLSMPTAAGELAFNAVNLVSEVGKQPFVDVARILGASVLLVIAVRQWWAARDGGSDAVRRAGVVLLAVAVLSPTMLPWYVSWGMVLLAMTAWSPRELAYVVFGSVWLLVVYYPDGETALYNWPYLAVCALLAGLAAVSLLRPDPLHLAAGAHAPASPSPEPARTRWRRPRPL encoded by the coding sequence GTGCTGCTGGGCCTCACGGGTTCGGTGCTCCTGGTTGTGGGCGGCTTCGGTGCGGGCGGGGTGCTGGTTCGGGATCCGGTGCTGACGAACTCAGCGCTGGGCTTCTGGCGCTACGGTCACGGTCGCGAGATGGCGACGGCGCTGGTGTACCTGGGCGTCGGGCTCCTGGTGTGGGCGTGGGTGCGGCTGGGACGCGACGTCCTGGCGAGCAGGGTGGGCGGGCGCGCAGTGCTGAGCACCGCCGCGGTGTGGCTCGCACCGATGCTCGTGGCGCCGCCGCTGTTCACCCGTGACGTCTTCAGCTACCTCGCCCAGGGCACGCTGCCGCTGCGCGGTCACGACCCCTACCAGGTCGGCCCCGATGTCCTGGGGGACGTGCTCAGCGAGAACGTGCACTACTTCTGGCAGGAGACCCCGGCTCCCTACGGGCCGCTGTTCATCCTGCTCGCCCAGGGCATGGCCTGGCTGTTCTCCGCCACCGGGCAGAACATGATCGTCGGCGTGGTCGGGTGGCGGTTGCTCCTGCTGCCCGGCCTGCTGCTGGTGGTCTGGGCGCTTCCCGAGCTCACCCGGCGCCTCGGCGGGCGGGTACCGGTAGCGCTGTGGGTCGCGGTGGCGAACCCCGTCACGGTGATCCACATGGTCGGCGGGATACACAATGACCTGCTGGTCGTCGGACTGCTGGCCGCCGGCAGCCTGTTCGCGCTGCGCGGGCGGCACGTCTCTGGGATCGCTATCGTCACCTGCGCGATGGCGGTCAAGGCCACCGCCGGGGTGGCGCTGCCGTTCCTCGTGCTCGTGTGGGCAGCCCGGCTCCCGGGTTCGTTTCGCGTCCGGCTCGCGAAGGCGATGGCGGCAGGGCTCGGCGTGTTCGGCGTCGTGTTCGCGTTCTGGACCTTCGTCGCGGGGTTCGGGGTGGGCTGGCTGCCCGCCCTGTCCGCGCCGTCGATGATCGTGAACTGGTTGTCGATGCCGACCGCTGCCGGCGAGCTGGCGTTCAACGCCGTCAACCTCGTCTCCGAGGTCGGCAAGCAGCCGTTCGTCGACGTGGCGCGGATCCTCGGCGCGTCGGTGCTGCTGGTGATCGCTGTCCGGCAGTGGTGGGCGGCCCGTGACGGTGGGTCCGACGCCGTCCGCCGGGCGGGCGTCGTGCTGCTCGCTGTCGCCGTGCTGTCGCCGACGATGCTGCCGTGGTACGTGAGTTGGGGCATGGTGCTGTTGGCGATGACGGCCTGGTCGCCGCGCGAACTCGCGTACGTGGTGTTCGGCTCGGTGTGGCTGCTCGTCGTCTACTACCCGGACGGCGAGACCGCGCTCTACAACTGGCCCTACCTGGCGGTGTGCGCGCTGCTAGCCGGCCTGGCTGCGGTCTCGCTGCTGCGGCCGGACCCGCTGCACTTGGCCGCTGGAGCCCACGCGCCCGCATCGCCGAGTCCGGAGCCCGCGAGGACTCGGTGGCGTCGTCCGCGACCGCTGTGA
- a CDS encoding heavy metal translocating P-type ATPase, with product MTSPVTTEQDRLVELSVSGMTCAACAARVERKLNRLTGVSASVNYATGRATVSTHPDVADEMLVETVVRSGFGAELLPRDGHREPDSDDAGRARTLWRRLLVSVVLFVPIADLSITLTVLPEWRFPGWQWVLLALALPVIGWAAWPFHRAAVANARHGIATMDTLVSLGVLAATAWSLYVMFGPPGPPSDATGLDLLLRGEDAIYLEVAAGLVTFVLAGRYFEAKAQRSAGTALRELAALRSADVVLVEPDGSQRPVPIGELRVGQRFLVRPGASVATDGRVVSGQAALDTAAMTGESVPVEVGPADPVVGGTTVRHGSLVVEATGVGRDTQLGAMIRLVEQAQTGEASVQRLADRICGWFVPAVVALSVLTFAGWMLLDGSVERAFAAALAVLVIACPCALGLATPTALMVASGRGARLGIFVKGYQALEATRSIDTVVLDKTGTVTSGRMSLAELTCTDGFTRDEVLRAAGSLEQDSEHPVAAAIVAAALTELGSLPRPTGFTSEPGLGAAGVVDGHRVRAGRARLFADLGIEVPARLDAQRGEWEGRGRTTVLIAVDDAVVGLLGLADLVKPSARAAVGQLHRLGLATVLLTGDNTATATAVGHEIGVGSVVAEVLPADKAEQVRRLQAGGACVAVVGDGVNDAAALAVADLGMAVGAGTDIAIDAADLILVRDDLRVVPDAIRLSRATLRTIRGNLFWAFGYNVAAIPLAALGLLNPLVAGAAMAVSSLFVVSNSLRLRRFSPDLEDR from the coding sequence ATGACCTCCCCGGTGACCACCGAGCAGGATCGGCTGGTCGAGCTGTCCGTGTCCGGTATGACGTGCGCGGCCTGCGCCGCCCGGGTCGAGCGCAAGCTCAACCGGCTCACCGGTGTGTCCGCCAGCGTCAACTACGCCACGGGGCGGGCCACGGTGTCCACACATCCGGACGTCGCCGACGAGATGCTGGTCGAGACCGTGGTGCGCAGCGGCTTCGGGGCGGAGCTGCTCCCGCGCGACGGCCACCGTGAACCCGACTCCGACGACGCCGGCCGCGCCCGGACGTTGTGGCGACGGCTGCTGGTCTCGGTGGTGCTGTTCGTCCCGATCGCCGACCTGTCGATCACCCTCACCGTCCTGCCGGAATGGCGCTTCCCCGGCTGGCAGTGGGTGCTGCTCGCGCTCGCGCTGCCGGTGATCGGCTGGGCGGCATGGCCGTTCCACCGGGCCGCGGTGGCGAACGCCCGGCACGGCATCGCGACGATGGACACCCTGGTCTCGCTCGGGGTGCTGGCGGCGACCGCCTGGTCGCTCTACGTGATGTTCGGCCCGCCCGGACCGCCGTCGGATGCCACCGGGCTCGATCTGCTGCTGCGCGGCGAGGACGCGATCTACCTGGAGGTCGCTGCCGGTCTGGTGACGTTCGTGCTGGCCGGGCGCTACTTCGAGGCCAAGGCCCAGCGCTCGGCCGGAACCGCGTTGCGCGAGCTCGCCGCGTTGCGGTCCGCCGACGTCGTCCTGGTAGAACCGGACGGGTCGCAGCGCCCGGTGCCGATCGGTGAGCTGCGGGTCGGGCAGCGGTTCCTGGTCCGGCCGGGCGCGTCGGTGGCCACCGACGGGCGGGTGGTGTCCGGGCAGGCCGCACTCGACACTGCCGCGATGACCGGTGAGTCGGTACCGGTTGAGGTGGGGCCGGCCGACCCGGTGGTCGGCGGTACGACCGTGCGACACGGCTCGCTCGTCGTCGAGGCCACCGGGGTGGGTCGCGACACCCAGCTCGGCGCGATGATCCGGCTGGTCGAGCAGGCACAGACCGGTGAGGCGTCGGTGCAGCGGCTCGCTGACCGAATCTGCGGGTGGTTCGTACCGGCCGTCGTCGCGCTGTCGGTGCTGACCTTCGCCGGGTGGATGCTGCTCGACGGCTCGGTCGAGCGCGCGTTCGCCGCCGCGCTCGCCGTGCTGGTAATCGCCTGCCCGTGTGCGCTCGGACTCGCCACCCCGACCGCGCTGATGGTGGCATCGGGTCGCGGGGCCCGCCTGGGCATCTTCGTCAAGGGCTACCAGGCGCTGGAGGCCACCCGCTCGATCGACACCGTCGTGCTCGACAAGACCGGCACGGTGACCAGCGGACGGATGTCGCTGGCCGAGCTGACCTGTACCGACGGCTTCACCCGTGACGAGGTGTTGCGTGCGGCCGGGTCGCTGGAGCAGGACTCGGAGCACCCGGTGGCCGCTGCAATCGTGGCGGCGGCGCTGACCGAGCTCGGTTCGCTGCCCCGCCCGACCGGGTTCACCAGTGAGCCGGGGCTCGGTGCCGCGGGCGTGGTGGACGGCCACCGGGTGCGCGCCGGGCGGGCTCGGCTGTTCGCGGACCTGGGCATCGAAGTGCCCGCGCGGCTCGACGCGCAGCGCGGCGAGTGGGAGGGGCGGGGCCGGACCACCGTCCTGATCGCCGTCGACGACGCGGTGGTCGGCCTGCTGGGCCTGGCCGATCTCGTGAAACCCTCCGCCCGCGCGGCCGTCGGGCAGTTGCACCGCCTCGGCCTGGCGACCGTGCTGCTGACCGGCGACAACACCGCGACCGCGACGGCCGTGGGCCACGAGATCGGCGTGGGTTCCGTCGTCGCCGAGGTGCTGCCCGCCGACAAGGCCGAGCAGGTCCGGCGGCTGCAGGCGGGCGGTGCCTGCGTAGCGGTCGTCGGGGACGGGGTCAACGACGCGGCCGCGCTCGCCGTCGCCGACCTGGGCATGGCCGTCGGCGCGGGCACCGACATCGCGATCGACGCCGCCGACCTCATCCTGGTGCGCGACGACCTGCGGGTGGTACCCGACGCGATCCGCTTGTCCCGGGCCACGCTCCGTACCATCCGCGGCAACCTGTTCTGGGCGTTCGGCTACAACGTGGCGGCGATCCCGCTGGCCGCGCTGGGCCTGCTCAACCCGCTCGTGGCGGGCGCCGCGATGGCGGTGTCGTCGCTGTTCGTGGTGTCCAACAGCCTGCGCCTGCGCCGGTTCTCCCCCGACCTCGAGGATCGCTGA